CAAGGGCGCGCTCGCCTGGGGCCGCGTTCCGGCGGAGCAGCGCGCCGCTGCGCTCGAGCGGGCCGCCGACGCGATGGAGGCCGCGACCGGCCGGCTGATCCACCTGCTCCAGGCCGAGGCCGGCAAGACCCTCGACGACGCGGTGGCCGAACTGCGCGAGGCAGTGGATTTCTGCCGCTATTACGCGGCGCAAGGGCGCAAGCTCTTCGTCGGCCCCCAAGCCCTCCCGGGCCCGACCGGCGAGAGCAACCGTCTCACCTTGCGCAACCGCGGCGTGTTCGTGGCGATCTCGCCGTGGAACTTCCCGCTCGCGATCTTCGTCGGGCAGGTCGCCGCGGCACTCATGGCCGGCAACGCGGTGGTGGCCAAGCCCGCCGAGCAGACCCCGCTCGTCGCGGCGGAAGCCGTGCGCCTGCTGCACCGGGCCGGCATCGCTCCTTCCGCCCTCCACCTCGTACCGGGCGACGGCGCGGTCGGGGCGGCTTTGGTGGCGCATAAGGACGTGGCCGGCGTCGTCTTCACCGGCTCGACCGAGGTGGCGCGCCACATCAACCGGGCGCTCGCCGCCAAGGACGGGCCGATCGTGCCGCTGATCGCCGAGACCGGCGGCATCAACGCGATGCTGGTCGACGCCACGGCGCTCCCCGAGCAGGTCGCCGACGACGTGGTGACCTCCGCCTTCCGCTCCGCCGGCCAGCGCTGCTCGGCCCTGCGCCTGCTCCTGGTGCAGGAGGACGTGGCCGACAAGGTGATCGGGATGGTGGCGGGCGCCGCCCGGGAACTGCGCCTCGGCGATCCGCGCGATCCGGCCACCCATGTCGGCCCGGTGATCGACGCCGAGGCCCGCACGCGCCTCGACCGCCACGGCGCCGCGATGCGCCGCGCCACCAAGGCGCATTACGTCGGCGAGGTGCCGGGCGAGGGCCACTTCGTGGCGCCGCAGATCTACGAGGTCGCCGGCCCCGAGGCGCTGACGGAAGAGGTGTTCGGGCCGATCCTGCACGTCGCCCGCTACAAGGCCGCCGATCTCGACCGGGTGCTCGACGCGATCGAGGCCAGCGGCTACGGCCTGACGCTGGGCGTGCATTCGCGCATCGACGCCACGGTGGAGCGGGTGGTCGCGCGACTCTCCACCGGCAACGTCTACGTCAACCGCAACATGATCGGCGCGGTGGTCGGGGTGCAGCCCTTCGGCGGCCACGGCCTCTCCGGCACCGGCCCGAAGGCCGGCGGACCGCACTACCTCACCCGCTTCGCCACCGAGCAGACCGTGACGGTCAACACCGCGGCGGCGGGGGGTGATGCGGCGCTGATCGCCATGGAGGGGTGAGCGCGGCCGCGGGACTGCACATCGGGCGAGAGATCCACTCACCCTGGGGAATAGCATAGTTTCATTGAATAAATAGAAACAGATCTCAAGCAGCTAATTCTACAGTCAAATTTTGAGCGCGGGACCCCCCTCTCCCCGCGGGCGGGGAGAGGGCTGCGTCCCCGTCCAGGGGATGCAGCAAGCGCAGGCGAAGCCGGAGCGAGGGTGAGGGGGTGCTTCCGGAGGAGCCACATCCGGCACCTCCCCCTCACCCTCGCCCTGCGGGCTTGCCGAGCCCCCTGGACGGCGGCTCAGCCCTCTCCCCGCCCGCGGGGAGAGGGGAGAACCCGCGCCAGATCGAGAACTGTCTTCGACGGCGGCAACGGGGACAGACAGCCGCGGCCTCGTTTCGTCCGCGAAGGACGGCGAAGCCGGTAAACAACTGATACTGTGTACCAGAACCTTGGGACAGGGGATCTTTAATCCCTTCCGCTGCGTGCGTGGAAGCACGTCCCGGCATGTCATGGCCGTCTATATTCCAATCATCGCAACGGAACGCCGATCACTCCCGGGTCGATCGGCAGAAGACGGAGATTGGATCATATGAGGACCCGCATCGCCACCCTCGCCGCCTCTATCGTCCTCGGCGCCGCCCCGCTCTCGACCGCCATGGCCTTCCCGAACGCTCCCGCCCCGGCCTGGGCCAACAGCGTCGAGACCACCGGCTCGATCGGTGGACGCGCCAACTCCAGCGTGCCGTTCTACGGCGCCTGCCCGATGAGCTCGGCGTCGGAGGGCAACGCCAAGCAGCAGAACTTCCCGGTCAAGCAGTACGGCCAGACCTCTGGCGGCTATCGCTGCTGAGCCCGGTCGCCGGACTCTTCCGACCGGCGCCCTCGCCGCTCCCCAGCACCTCGACCATCACGTAACGCTGATGACGGGCCGCCCGCAGGGCGGCCCGTTTCGCGTCGAGGGGCGGCACCGTCACCCGAAATACACACCCTCCGCCGAACCGTGGGCGTACCCGGAAATCGCCGCAAACCGGCACCACACCTCGATCCCGACGGCGCGAGGCTTTCGTCGGCCCCGGGCCGTGCCGCTCGACTTTCGTGGCCGGGCGGCAAGCTTGGCACTTCGTTAAGCAGTCACTCGCATTCTCGCGCCAACACCTTCGGGAGATCCTCAGCGTGCGCGCTCCGACCTCATACGGCCTTCCGCGCCTCGGCGCGGGCGCGGCGCTCGTCGCCGCCCTCTTCGTCACCGCCGCGCCCCAGGCCCAGGCCCGCGACAATGTCGGCGCGGCGATCATCGGCGGCGCGGCGGCCGGCGTGCTCGGCGGCGTCGCGGCCGGCGCCATCATGAACGGCATGCAGCCCCCGCCCCCGCCGCCCCCGGCCTACGCCGTTCCCCCGCCGCGCCGGGTCTACGTCGAGGAGCCCGAGACCGTGATCGTGCGCCCGCGCCGCGGCCCGATCTGCCACTTCGAGCGCCGCAAGGTGTGGCTCGACGACGAGTCCTTCACCTACAAGCGCGTCGAGGTCTGCGAATAGGCCTCGCAAGCGTCGGATACGATCAGGGGCCGGCACACGGGGACGGGGCCGGCCCTTCTCACGTCTTCACCCCGTCCTTCACCAGGATCCAGTCCTCGATCACCACGGCGTCGAGGCCGGTGGTCGCGAACATCAGGATCGCGTCCTCGGCGGTGTGGAGGATCGGCTTGCCCATCACGTTGAAGCTGGTGTTGAGCAGGATCGGCACGCCAGTCCGCGCCGCGAAGGCCCGGATCAGGGCGGCGTAGGCCGGGTTGCGCTCCTCCGTCACGCTCTGGAGGCGGCCGGTGCCGTCCTCGTGCACCACCGCCGGCACCAGATCGCGCCTCTCGGGCCGCCAGACCAGGGTGCGCTCCATGTAGGGGCTGTCCTGATAATCCTCGAACCAGTCCGGCCCGGCCTCGGCCAGGATCGAGGGCGCGAAGGGCCGGAACGCCTCGCGGTACTTCACCTTGCCGTTCAGGATCGCCTTGGCGTCGGCTGGCCGCGGATCGGCCAGGATCGAGCGGTTGCCCAGCGCCCGGGGGCCGAACTCCGCCCGCCCCTGGACCCAGCCGACGAGCCCGCCGGCCGCCAGGATGTCGGCCGCGGCCTCGGTCACCCCGTCATGGCCGAGATGGCGCAGGCGCGGCTCCCAGCCGACCATCCGCTCCAGGGGCTCGGTCGAGACGCGCGAGCCGAGATACGGGGTGGCGAGGTGTCCCGGCCCGGTCCAGTCCGGGTTGTCCGCCTGGAAGGCGAGCCAGGCGGCGCCGAGCGCGTTGCCGTCGTCGGCGGGCGCGGACGGGACGTGGAGGCGCCGGTAACCGCAGCGTTGCAGCAGCCGGCCGTTATAGGACGAGTTGAGGGCGCAGCCGCCGGTGACGACGAGGTTCTCGTGCGGGCTGAGCCGCCACGCCTCGGCGACGAGCACGTCCATCAACTCCGAAAAGATCGCCTGTCCGCAGGCCGAGAGGTCGGCCCAGCCGTCCTCGTGGGCATCGGCCGGGCGGCGGGCGCGGATCTCGTCCGCCACCGCCTGCACGGTGGCGGCGTCGGAGAAGCGCAGGCGGCCGCCCTCGATCCGGTAGAGCCGGCGCAACAGCGCCATCAGCTCCGG
This is a stretch of genomic DNA from Methylobacterium sp. 17Sr1-1. It encodes these proteins:
- a CDS encoding carbamoyltransferase C-terminal domain-containing protein → MRYYLGLATTFHDPALALVGPDGAVLFAEATERYLQYKRAPNCEPDSAPRMAGLLKAHLPPGAELVVATTWGPDFSRYLADQAGTGAFGLDALRGHSPALNRSLVPERAERTFIAELALAQGRAGYGTLLGLDRAHGGRSTIAGLKRYPHHLTHAAYGLWGSPFRDATCLVVDGMGETGASAIYRMEAGRLVEVKRHRGRESIGFFFGLVTDLAGFDQTKGEEWKIMGLAPYGRQDPELMALLRRLYRIEGGRLRFSDAATVQAVADEIRARRPADAHEDGWADLSACGQAIFSELMDVLVAEAWRLSPHENLVVTGGCALNSSYNGRLLQRCGYRRLHVPSAPADDGNALGAAWLAFQADNPDWTGPGHLATPYLGSRVSTEPLERMVGWEPRLRHLGHDGVTEAAADILAAGGLVGWVQGRAEFGPRALGNRSILADPRPADAKAILNGKVKYREAFRPFAPSILAEAGPDWFEDYQDSPYMERTLVWRPERRDLVPAVVHEDGTGRLQSVTEERNPAYAALIRAFAARTGVPILLNTSFNVMGKPILHTAEDAILMFATTGLDAVVIEDWILVKDGVKT